In Methanococcus voltae, the sequence TATTTGCAGGCGATAGGGTTGAACACTGTAAGGAACTTGCTAAAAAACTTGAAAAGAACCATATTGTATGTGATAGATATGTTTATTCATCTATTGTGTATCAAAATACTCAAGGTATCGATATAGAATACATATATAACATTAACAGGTATGCCAGAGTGCCTGATATTGTAGTACTCTTAGACTTAAACCCCGAATTATCAATGCTAAGGGTCAATGATAGAACGGGCAATAATGAAATATTTGAAAAAATTGAATTTCAAAAAATAATACGTGAAAAATATCTCCAAATATTTGAAGATGAAAAAAATAAAAATAAGAAAAGTATGTTTAAACCGCCAATTTACATAAAAATAGATGCAAATAAAAGTATTTTAGAATTACATAATGAAATTTACGATTTAATTAAACAACATATTTAAAAATTTAATATTTAATATTTAATATTTAAAAAAATCATTTTTAAATTATTAATTTTCATTATTTGATTTAGAAGGTTCTACAATTAGTGAAACGCCCTCTATTTTTACAACATTTACTTTAATTCCTGCTTTTAATTCCGACCTATCGGGAGTCTTTGCTTGCCATTTTTCATTGTTTATAATTACATAGCCCGGTTTATTTTCTTCAATATTTTCTACCAAATCGCCCTCTAACCCGATTAAACGCTCTGCACCTATTTTTATATTCATTCCTGACTTATAAACGAATCTATACATTATATATATAGTTATTAATCCCGCTATAACTGCCAAAGGTAAAGCATAAGCTGGAGCAACTACTAATAATATTCCATATATAATTAAAGCTATTCCTGCGGCTGGAAAGTACAAACCCGGCGTAAAAGCTTCCATAAGTATAATTACTAAACCGATGAATATTAATATATAACCTACATCACTTTGCATAGGATTCCTCTTTTAATTCTCGTTAATTCTCTTTAAATAATATTAATATGTAATTCCTACTATTAATATGGATAGTTTTTAATTATTTGAAAAATAAAAAAGAATAAATATATTTATCAACAAATTACAAAATTATAAATTTTAGCATATTTGTGAATTAGTTAGTATTATTATTTGATTTAGCTTTTGAATAGGATATAAGTTTGCTCTCGAACTTGAATTTTGTAGATTTAGGGTTTAAATCAGTTCTAAGTGCTTTTTTATAAGTTTTTGAAGTTTTAACTGTATATTTTGTATGGGAATTTGTATTTATACTTTTAGCTATTCGAGATTTATCTTCAGTTCTATTATGTGATTTAAATTTAGGTCTTGAATATCGGGTTTCATCTCTTGTAGTAGATTTTGGCATTGCATTATTTCTATTTGAGTTTGTATTTTTAGAATTGGTATTTATTGTACCTTTTCGAGACCTTACAATTGAAACTTTGGAATTTGATTCGTTTTTAGGTCTTAAATTCTTCCTTGCAGGTTCTTTAATATGACGTTTTATAGGGTTAGAATTATTGTTTTCAAAGCTTTTGGATTTAAAACTCTCCTTACTATCACTATTTTGAGAGTTGTATCTTTTATTGGAGTATGTTTTTCTACCTGTTGGTTTATCGTATTTTTTATTAGGTATTTGTTCATTTTTATTTTCAGAAACGTTATTTCTTGAATAATTATTGTCTTTATTGCCATATGTTTTAATATTTGCATTTGATTTATTTTCATAATTCTTGTTATATTCTTTCTTGAAATCAGGTTTATTTTCTTCTTTATGATTAGTAATCTTAGTATAATTTTTATTTTTATCATTATTGCCATATTTAGAATACTTTTTATTGTTAGAATTATGATTATTAATATTATTATTATTATTATTATTATTATTATTTTTAATAATATTACTGTTAGAATTTTTATTTATGAAAGATTTTCTCTTATTATCGGATGTTGGAGTTTTTGTTTCTTCTTGTGCGTATTTTTTAGAATTTTGCATATTTTTAGAAACTACTACTTTAGAGTATCTTTTTGTAGTGCTAACAGTACCCTTTGTTTTTGCACTTTCAGGTGATTTAATTAATCTCTTTGAAGTGTCGCTGTTGGTTTTGTTATGGTTAACTTTTTTATATGCAGGTCTAACTTTTGTATCAGTATCCCTATTATTCGTGTTTCCAGAATTGGTGTACCTATCTTCCTTAACGTCTCCTTTGTCCTTGGATACGTTGTAATTTTTGTAATTTTTACCTTGGATTTCAGTTCTGTTGGTGGTTCTCCCACTGTTTTTAATCGGTTTATTGGATGACTTATTATATCGGTTATTAGTCCTTATTCCACCATTAGAATCCGAATTCCCTGTTTTATCATCGTTATTGTCCCTATTATTCCTATTGTAGCCATTATAACTATTATATCTATTTTTCCCATTGTTATTGTTATTGTTATTGTTTTTATTAGTATTATTAGTATTATTAGTATTATTAGTATTATTATTAGTATTACTATTTTTAATAGTATTGGGATTATTATTTGTTTTAAAAGTTTTATTTTTATTGGAACTGTGTTTATTATTAATTAAATTATTCTTGTTTTCCATTTCTTACACCATTATTATTAAAAAATTACATAATCGTACAAATTATCTAAAAAACTACTTTTCGTCATTTTCGTTATGTCTCTTCATTTTCTCATTATTCAGCACAGATATTCACAATTCTACTCCTTAATACATATTGTATTTACATAATCTTATGTTTGTTGTGATAATGTTGAAGTTTTTACCGGGTAATATCAAAATACATATACTAATACAAATAACTGCCACATAAAAGTATTAAAACGTAATTTATTGATATTCTGTAAAATACTCAGCTAACAGATAAATTAACAACAACAAAAGATATATGCATAGTTAAAAAGTGTTATAATGTGTAGATTTTTATAATTATATATTAAATTATATAAAAGTTTCTGCAATCTTACGGTTTAAATTAATTCACATCTCGATATTTTATTTAATGTTTTAGATAATAGTTTATTTTAATAATTATCATCTTTTATGTATCTTTATTATATCATCATTGTTTGTATGTTATAATAAATATATATAGGTAATTGTAAAGTCTAATCTTGTAAATAAAAAGATATTTTACAAAGATTTTATTGTAAATATTGTTGTAATTATTATCGTATATATTCTTATAAATTACTAACTCATATAAATGAGAATATCAAATATTGTATGAAAATATATAATATATAAAATGAATTTAATTTAATTATTTAACAAAAATATTGATAAATTTACGGATGGTGCAATAATGGGTGAATCTACACTTTCAGAAGATGTAAAAAACGTAATTATAAAGTACTTACTTCAAAATGCAATAAAATACGATGGAAAGCCTAATCCTAAATCGATTATGGGTAAAATGTTAGGTGAAAATCCTGATTTAAGAAAACTTGCAAAAGATATCAACCAGAATATTAGTGCAATTGCAAAAGAAGTCGAAGATATGGGTTTAGAAGCTCAAAAACAGAAACTTTCAGAAATCGCCCCAGAAATGATGGGTAAGAAAAAAGAAAGAAAAAAGAAAGAAATTGAACTTAAAAACGTGGATACCAAAAAAGGCGTTGTAATGAGATTTGCTCCTAATCCATCAGGACCTCTTCATTTAGGTCATGCAAGAGCAAGTGTTTTAAACGATTTCTTTACTAAAAAATACGATGGAAAGTTAATATTAAGATTAGAGGACACTGACGCTAAAAGGGTACTTCCTGAAGCTTATGAAATGATACAAGAAGACCTTAAATGGTTAGGCGTTAATATCGATGAAGTAATTATTCAATCACAAAGACTTGAAACTTACTACGGATATGGTAAACAATTGATTGAAATGGGTTATGCGTATGTTTGTGATTGCGATGCGGAAGAATTTAGGGAATTAAAAGCAAAAGGAATTGCTTGTAAATGTAGGGACAATGTTGCTGAAAAGAATCTCGAATTATGGGATAAAATGCTCTCTGGAGAATTAGATAATGTCGCAGTTAGATTAAAAACAGATATTACACATAAAAACCCTTCAATACGTGATTTCCCAATATTCAGAATTGAACACACACCTCACCCAAAAAATGGAACAAAATATGTTGTTTATCCACTTATGAACCTTTCTGTAAGTGTTGACGACCATTTAATGGGTCTTACACACGTTTTAAGAGGTAAAGACCACATTGTAAATACAGAAAAACAAAAATACATATTTGATTATATGGGTTGGGAAATCCCTGAATATTTACACTACGGTATCTTAAAAATAGAAGGCCCTGTTTTAAGTACGTCTAAAATGCACGCTGGTATTTTAGATGGCGAATATTCTGGCTGGGACGACCCGAGATTAGGAACTCTTAGAGCAATGAGGAAAAGAGGCATAAAACCTGAAGCCATATATAAAACAATGGTTGATATAGGGATTAAACAAGCTGATGTTAGGTTTGCGTGGGAAAATTTATATGCAGTTAACAAAGATTTGATTGATGCAATTACAAGAAGATTTTTCTTTGTTGCAAATCCTAAAAAAGTTATTGTTAAAAATGCAGACAATCAAACTATTAAGTTAAGAATGCATCCTGATAAAGATATGGGTATGAGAACGTTAGAATACAACGGGGAAATCTACCTATCAGGTAATGATAACATTGAAGTAGGTAAAATGTATAGGCTTATGGAATTGTTTAACATAGTTATTGACGAAATAAGCGAAGACGTTGTTTACGCACACTTTGACAGTGAGGATTACATAGTCGCAAAGGAAAATAAGGCAAATATCATTCATTGGGTACCTGTAAAAGATAGCGTTAAAGTTTCAGTGATTGACGGCAATGGTATAGAAACAAATGGTTATGCAGAGAAAGACTTTTCAGTTGTAAAAGAAGATGAAAGTGTACAGTTTGAAAGATATGGATTTGTTAGAGTCGATAAAACTGAAAATGAAAATGAAAATGAAAATGATAAAAAAGTAATTTGTTATTTGACCCACAATTAAATAACAACCATAATAATATTTTATTTTTTAAATATCTATTTTTTAAATTGAAGTTAAATTAATAATTAAATTTCAAAAAAGCAAGTTTACTATTTATTCTTTATTTTATTATTATTATTATTATTATTATTATTAATTTTTTATTATTATTATTATTATTAATTTTTTATTATTATTATTATTATTTAAAGATAATACACCGTATTTACTATGAAATACGGTCACAACATACACTACAATTACTGTGAATTGCAGTATAATAAATGATTAATTTCATAGTATATAAAGATTGGTTAAATAACACAGTATAATGTATTACCATAAAACAATATATCATAAAAATACGCATAAAATAAAATAAATTTAAAAAGAAAAAGGTTATTGAAATCCCCGTGGGGAAAACAATATTTTCATGGCTTATGAATTATTGAATATTTTAAAAAAAGCCTTCAAATTCAATTCTCATACGAAATTAGTTTCTTAATTCGATTTCGATTTGAACTGTTTCAGGAATTCTTACTTTCATAATGTGTTTCATTGTTCTTTCGTCAGCTTCTAAGTCAATAACTCTTTTGTGGATTTTCATTGTCCATCTGTCGAATGATGATGAACCTTCACCGTCGGTTGACTTTCTTGTTGTAACTTTTAATGTTTTTGTAGGTAATGGAATTGGACCTGCTAAATCAACACCTGTTTTTTCAGCAATAGCTTTGATTTGGTCACATACGCCGTCTAATTCTGTGTGTTTTGTACTTGATAATTTTATTCTTGCTTTTTGCATAATTTTGCCTCATTTATGATATGTAATGAATTTATTAAAATAATAATAAGTATAATTTAAAAATTAAAGAGTTAAATAATTAGAGTAAATCTAATTATTTGTTTTTAGCTGTAACTCTAATAGCCATACCAGCTGCTACAGTCATACCCATATCTCTGATAGCGAATCTACCGAGTTGTGGAATTTCTTTAACGCTTTCAATAACCATTGGTTTTGTTGGTATTAATTTAACGATTGCAGCATCACCAGCTTTTAAGAAGTCTGGGTTTTCTTCTAAAACTTCACCAGTTGCAGGGTTTAACTTTTTGCTTAACTCTGCAAATGTACAAGCAATCTGTGATGTGTGTGCGTGGAATACTGGTGTGTATCCTGCTGTGATAACTGAAGGGTGTTGTAAAACAACAATTTGAGCATCGAAGTCAGCTGCAACTGATGGTGCGTTGTCAACTGGACCTAAAACGTCTCCTCTCTTGATGTCTTTTTTACCTACACCTCTTACGTTGAAACCAATGTTGTCTCCTGGTTCAGCTGAAGGTAATTGTTCGTGGTGCATTTCCACTGTTTTAACTTCTCCTACTGAGCCTGAAGGTTCAAATACAACTTTGTCTCCTGGTCTGATGATACCTGTTTCAACTCTACCAACTGGAACTGTACCTACACCAGTGATTGAGTAAACATCTTGGATAGGTAATCTCAATGGTAAGTTTGTTGGTTTTTGAGGAGGTTGGAATGAGTCAATAACTTGAGCAATTGTAGGACCCTTGTACCATTTTGTGTTTTCTGATTTTTTGAATACGTTATCACCGTGTAATGAAGCTACAGGGATGAAAGGTACTGTGTCAGGGTTGTATCCTAACATTTTTAATAACTCTTCGCTTAACATTTTCTTCATTGCATTGTAGTCATCTTCACTGAAGTTAACTGTGTCCATTTTGTTAATTGCAACAGCTAATTGGTTTACACCTAATGTTCTGATTAAGAAAATGTGTTCTCTTGTTTGTGGCTGAATACCGTTGTTGTGGTCATCTACGTTAACAACTAAAACAGCTGCGTCAGCTTGTGAAGCACCGGTAATCATGTTTTTAATGAAGTCTCTGTGGCCTGGGCAGTCTACGATTGTTACTTCGTATTTGTCGGTAGGGAATTTTTTGTGAGCGATGTCAATTGTAACACCTCTCTCTCTTTCTTCTTTTAAACCGTCCATAACGTAAGCAAATTCGAATCCAGCTTTACCTTTTTCTTCAGCTTCTCTTCTTAATCTTGTAATTACCTGAGGGTCGATAGCTCCACCGTCTAATAATAATCTTCCTACTGTAGTTGATTTACCAGCGTCAACGTGTCCGATAAATGCAACGTTCAATATTGGTTTTTCTTTTGCCATATTGTCACCTGTATTTATATATGTTTTTGATTTTTGTAAGTAGAATTTATCTTATTAAGAGATTTCTAAATAAGTATAATTTGTAATATGATAGTAAAAATGAGTATATATATTTTATGGTATATTGTTAAAATCTTTTGGATTTTTCAAAATTAATCATGATTAATCGTGTAAGATTTTTAACCCATAAATATAATTTTTATACATTTACACCAATATACAAAATTAATAACTAAATATGAATTATTGATATTATAAGTTTACTGTAAGTTTTTACAATTTATTATAATTTCATTATATGTAATTCATATGTAGTTATTCTATTTTATATTTAATTTAATAATTTAAATAAGTTAATCGAAATAAATCAATTAAATTATTCTGTTTTTAAACCTTTTCTTGACCTAATTTGTTGAACAATCTTAGGTTGCAATTCAGTAGGTACTTTTTCGAATCCTGAGAATTCAACAGACCATAAACATCTACCTTGTGTAGCTCCTCTGATTGCACCAGCGAAACCGAACATTTCAGCAACAGGAACGCTACCTTTAATAATTGACATGTCGCCTTCTTGCTCCATATCAACGATTTGGCCTCTTCTGTTGTTGATTTCTTTCATACCGTCGCCCATGTAATCTTGAGGGGTGTTGATGTATACTTTTTGCATAGGTTCTAATAATACTGGTTTAGCTTGTGTAATAGCGTCTCTAACACCAAATCTTACCGCAGGGATAATTTGTGCTGGACCTCTGTGGATTGCATCTTCGTGGAAAGTTGCATCCATTAATTTAACTTTTACACCTTGAACTTTTTCAGCAGCTAAAGGACCGTTTCTTACAGCTTCTTTGAAACCTTCGATGATTAACTCTCTTGCTTCGTCTAACTGTACGATACCTCTTGTTAAGTTTGTGATTAAGTTACCGCCTATGATAGACATAACTTTTTTAGCTTCGTCTTTTGGCAATCCTGCTTCTACAAACCTACCTTCTGCTTCTGAGGAGATTTTTCTCTTGAAATCTTCATCTTTTAAGTCGCCTTTAACATATGCTTGGTATACACTGTCTTCTAAAGGTTCTACGATGAAGTACAACTTGTTGTGTTTGTTTGGTGATTTTCCTTCAATTTCAGGGCTTGTACCGTTGATTGTTTCTCTGTAAACAACGATTGGCTCACCAACATCAACTTCGATACCTGTATCTCTGCCGATTTTTGTATTTGTGATAACTTCGATGTGGAGTTCACCCATACCGCTGATTAAGTGTTCACCGGTTTCCTCGTTGATTTCCACTCTAACTGTGTTATCTTCTCTTGCGATTTGTCTTAATACTTCGATTAATTTTGGCAAGTCTTTTGTGTTTTTAGCTTCGATAGCAACTGTAATAACAGGTTCACTTACGTGTGATAAACCTTCGAAAGCTTGTTCCATTTTGTTTGAGAATGCTGAAACAGTTTCCCCTGCGGTTGCTTCTTTTAAACCTGTGATAGCACAGATGTTACCTGCTGAAATGCTTGGTACTTGAACTCTTTCTGCACCCATGAAAACTGAAACTTGTTGAGCTCTTGCTTTTTGTTCTGCACCAACTAAAAACAATTCGTCACCTTGTTTCATTCTTCCTGAGAACAATCTGCATGCTGAGATAGCTCCTGCGTGTTTATCAACGATAATTTTTGTGATAACACCTGCTAAAGGACCGTTAGGGTCACAAACCATCATTGACTTACCAACTTCTGACTCAATGTCTCCTTTCCAAATATTTGGAATTCTGTACTTTTGAGCTTGAACTGGGTTTGGTAAGTGTTTGATAACCATATCCAAACATACTTCGTGTAAAGGTGCTTTATCAGCTAATTCTTTCTGTTTTTCATCATTACAGAAATCAATGATGTCTTTGAATGAAATACCTGATTTTTGCATGTAAGGTACTGAAATAGCCCAGTTGTTGTAAGCTGAACCGAATGCTACCTTACCACCCATAACGTCACATAACCATTCTTTTTTGAACTCTTCTGGAGCCATTTTTTCGATTAAAACGTTAACTTCTGCAATAATTCTCATAAATCTTGCTTGTAATTCTTCAGGAGTTAATTTTAACTCGTTGATTAATCTGTCAACTTTGTTTATGAATAAAACAGGTTTAACTTTTTCTTTTAAAGCTTGTCTTAAAACTGTTTCAGTTTGTGGCATTACACCTTCTACTGCACAGCATACAACGATAGCACCATCGATAGCTCTCATTGCTCTTGTAACGTCACCACCAAAGTCAACGTGACCTGGGGTATCGATTAAGTTAATTAAGTGTTCTCCGGTTTCTGATTGGTGAACCATTGACACGTTTGCAGCGTAGATTGTAATACCTCTTGCTGCTTCTTCTTCATCAAAATCTAAAGCAAGTTGGTCTCCTGCTAATTCTTTTGATATCATACCAGCACCTGCTAAGAGGTTGTCTGATAAGGTTGTTTTACCGTGGTCGATGTGTGCACAGATACCGATGTTTCTGATTTTATCGTGGGTTTCCATTAAACTGGTAACCTTTTCTACCATTTTTGCTCTTCTTCCCATTATTTCACCGAATCAAATAAGTGATTTAATTGATTAATTGATTTTTGAAGAATTTATTAAATTTATGTGATAAATTATATCAATAATTTAAAAAAATACGATAACCATAAGATAAAATACTTATTTATGATTATTCCATTGATTAATTAAAAATATATAAATAAATAACTTAAAGAAATTAAAGAAATTAAAAAGATATAACTTTTCAATTATCTTGCTGATTGAGCAACTCTTTCTTTTTCTTCTTTTTTCTTTACAGCGAAGCTTTTTTGCATATCTGCTTTTGAAGCTGAGATTATTTCTTCAGCTAAACAGTTTGCAATTGATTTTTTGCTTTTTCTTGCTGAGTTTAAAGCTCCCAATGAGATGTTTCTGATAGCAGTGTCTAATCTTCTTACAGGTGAAACGTCAACTGATTGTAAGAATGCGATACCACCGTATGAAATTCTTGTTGTTTCTTCTCTTGGTCCTGCGTTTTCTAAAGCATCAACTAAAACTTGAACAGGGTTTTCCTTTGTTCTTTTTTCGATGATTTCTAAGGCTTCTTCCATAACTGCTAAAGCTTCGTATTTTTTACCAGTGTTTGTTTGTTCAGCCATTAATTTGTTTAAAACTCTTTCTACAATGTTCATTTTTGATTTATCGAACATCTTTTTTGAAAATCTTCCTGCGGTGTGAGGTACTAAAACAGGTTCTAAGCTAATGTATGACCTTAAGCTTGGATCTTTAACTGTAACAGCTTCACAATCCCATTTATTGAACAATTTAATTTCCAAAATTTCACCGTCCATTGTTGTTTTTGTGATTTGTGATTTTGTTTTTCCGAATTTTGATAATAATTATAAGTTTTATAAATTATTAAAGTTTAATGTTATATTAAAGTTATAAGTTTTTAAAGTTAAAATTTTTAAAATTAAGAAATTATCTTAAGAAATTATCTTATTATCTTATCTTTTAACTTTTTCTTGTTTACCTTTAACTAATTCTCTGATTGAGTTTTTACCAACCATTACAACTTTATATCTTACTCCAGGAATATCCCCTTTAGCTTGACCTGATGGACCACCGATTCCTTCGATAACTACTTCGTCGTGCTCGTCGATGAAATTGATAGCGTGGTTTCCTGGTGCAAATGCGGTAATAACTTTACCGTTTTTGATTAATTGAACTTTTACACATTTTCTGATAGCGGAGTTAGGCTGTTTTGCTTCGAGACCTACTTTCTCTACAACAATACCTCTTCCCATTGGAGCACCTTCTAATGGGTCAGCTTTTAATTTTAAGCTTAATTCTCTGTTAACGAATTTGTACTGGTGCCATTTGCTTTCTTTTCTTTTTAAGAATAATTTTCTACCTGCAAATTCTCCTCTTGGAGCTTTACTTCCTGCCATTTAATCACCTATGACTTAGAATATTCATAATTTCAATCGATATATTATTGCATTATTAAATCAATTATTGATAATATAATTACATATGATAAGTAATATAATAAATAACAAATTTTAATAAGTAAATTCAATCGATTTTAAATTTCTTAAATTATTCTGTTTTTTGTGTTTCGGTAGCTTCAGGAGCTTTTTCAACTTTTTCAGCTTCAGCTTTAACTTCTTTTACGTCAGTTTTAGCTTCTTCTGCTTTTGCTGGTGCTTCCTCTTTTTTAGCAACCTTTTTATCTTTTCTTAATCCTGCAATAACTTTGATGTTTTTAACACCTGAAAGTCTACTAACTAAATCAACTGCGGAATCGATTTTCTTTCCTTTGTCTCCGATAATAGCCCTTCTTAATTTAGGGTGGATTCTTAAGTATACTACTAAATCATCACCAAATTTTTTAGTCCAAACATCTTCTAATTCTACAGGTGCGAATATGTTTCTAATAAATTGTTTTACATCGTCGGAGTATTCAATTAAATCGATTTTCCTGCCAAATTTTTCGGTTGCGTTTCTTACGTTTTCTCCACCTTTTCCAATGGCTGCACCGATATCTCCTTCTTTGATAACAAATGTAATTTTTTCCTCATCAGCTACTGAATCAATGACATCTGCGCCAGTCATTTTTTCAAATAAGCTGATTCTCATTATATCTTCTGTATTAAGTTTAATTCTCATAAAACATCACCTGAATTATTCTTTGTTTAAGTTTAAAATAGATGAGTTACCAGGTTCCATTACCACCAATGCGGATACAGGGAATGGTTTACCACAAATAGCTCCGAGTTCAAGTGATGTGGCATCGTGTACGTATAATTTAACGCCTGATAATTTAGTATAGTATTCTAAATCTGCCATAACTTCTTTTGCACAGTTTCCTGCAACAATTAATAATTGCCCTTCACCGTGTTTTATGTTCTTAACAGCTTGTTTTGTACCTAATACTACTTTACCAGTATCTACAGCTACTCTGATTGCTCTGTTGATATCCATAATTTACCTCCTTCTCAGTTTTCTCCAGAGGGGTGTTTCTTTCCGATGCTAAATGCAATTTAGAAAAAAAGTCCTCCAATTAATAAATTACAAAGTTTTAATTTATTAATCGATTAATCATTTTATCGTACAAATGTACATGTGTACAGTTTTGACTAATACGAAATATGTAATAGTAATACGTTATTTTTATACTTTTGCATAGTTCAAATTTTTAAATAGCAAACAAGTACAATATTAACACTTAAGTAAAACATATTTGATAATGAATTAAAAATAATACTAAATAAGATAATAATAACATAATATAATAATATAATACTAAAATAATATAATAATATAATAATATAATAATATAATAATATAATAATAAAATAAAAATTATATACTATAAAAATTATTTAATTAAGTAATATTGAAGGTTATATTATTAAATATTTCCTTCTTCGTATTCTCTTTTAATTCCAACGTTTATACAGCCCGTACCGATAGATATAGGTTTACCAACGATAATGTTTTCAACGACACCATCTAATTCATCGGAATAACCTCTCATAGATGCGGAGTATAAGTGTTTCACAGTTTCTTCGAATGCTGCCCTTGCAAGAACGGAAGCTTTTTCGCCACCGATACCGTGTCTACCGATTGGTTTAACAACACCATCTGTAGTCATCAAGTCTGAAACCATCATCAAGTGTCTTGGGTCTACCGTCAAACCTTGGTTTGATAAAGTAGCAGCCATCTCGTAAATAATTGCGTTTCTTGCAGCTTCCACACCTAAAACATCCTGAATTTCAATGATATTGTTTGTTGTTGTTTTTGAAGGGTCTACACCTTCAATTTCAAATACTTCTTTTAAGTT encodes:
- a CDS encoding NusA-like transcription termination signal-binding factor — its product is MRIKLNTEDIMRISLFEKMTGADVIDSVADEEKITFVIKEGDIGAAIGKGGENVRNATEKFGRKIDLIEYSDDVKQFIRNIFAPVELEDVWTKKFGDDLVVYLRIHPKLRRAIIGDKGKKIDSAVDLVSRLSGVKNIKVIAGLRKDKKVAKKEEAPAKAEEAKTDVKEVKAEAEKVEKAPEATETQKTE
- a CDS encoding 50S ribosomal protein L30e, which gives rise to MDINRAIRVAVDTGKVVLGTKQAVKNIKHGEGQLLIVAGNCAKEVMADLEYYTKLSGVKLYVHDATSLELGAICGKPFPVSALVVMEPGNSSILNLNKE